One Coffea arabica cultivar ET-39 chromosome 5e, Coffea Arabica ET-39 HiFi, whole genome shotgun sequence DNA segment encodes these proteins:
- the LOC113743955 gene encoding BTB/POZ domain-containing protein At5g48130-like produces the protein MENIASPKGSLVLSSPLSSPNVSALLKIKIMSWSQETGLPLSVRVRVANRTFNLHKRPLFSKSGYFKGRLNESNEIELPQNFPGGADTFEMIALFIYGSSTMVDPFNVAGLRCAAEFLEMTEEYSSGNLCERFDIYLNQVVLQSWDDTLIVLQKCQKLLPWAEELLIVSRCIESLAFMACMEILDPERKREKPIVTLEALASQPWSCETVKEIVRQDLWINDLIALPFSFFKRIIGSLRRQGMKEKYVCPIILFYANKWILCAKMKRHESHDDDVDDDFKSKLSHILQGIVDMLPIEEKASKGIPVGFYFSLLSQALQLELRDDSREKLQQQIVCMLHFAQVEYFLRPKSKTDSISCSKELAVMEQIFSTYVSSYMGPCHTPSSNVIVAELWDMYLSQVATDLRLDSKRFMDLIETLPMYSRQNHDHLYRALKTFLEAHPDLSQEERGFVCKYLNCQKLSQEMCIEAVQNELMPLRLIVQALFVQQLNTQQAFKECSDSFRYTHCNELSGSISSSRYANSKSQNLGESPDMDGREGGCKLSFLLQKDKAMQRPDIENEISWKDYESTSFRIQNLEQELISLKRALKVQNISKKREPPQAHTEPLSGRLRTARPYGFEGRSMSKKKNAVGQVTACIGNVNLASQRKYASKLLKIFHRISMFGRGKAKRKPSTTKGKSSVVTSTVVCTIN, from the exons ATGGAAAACATTGCAAGTCCAAAAGGTAGTTTAGTCCTTTCCAGTCCTCtgtcatctccaaatgtcaGTGCTTTGCTGAAGATCAAAATTATGTCATG GAGCCAAGAGACTGGTTTACCTCTTTCTGTTCGTGTTCGTGTTGCTAACAGAACCTTTAACCTGCACAAG CGTCCTCTTTTCTCAAAGAGTGGATACTTCAAGGGAAGATTGAATGAATCAAATGAGATTGAGCTGCCACAAAATTTTCCCGGTGGAGCAGATACCTTCGAGATGATAGCCCTCTTCATCTATGGATCCTCTACTATGGTTGACCCTTTCAATGTGGCAGGCCTGCGTTGTGCAGCTGAGTTTCTTGAAATGACTGAGGAGTACAGTTCTGGCAACCTTTGTGAGCGTTTTGACATATACTTGAACCAGGTTGTCTTGCAAAGCTGGGATGATACTTTAATTGTTCTCCAGAAGTGCCAAAAGTTGTTACCTTGGGCTGAAGAGTTGCTGATTGTGAGCCGTTGCATCGAGTCTCTTGCATTCATGGCTTGCATGGAGATTCTTGACCCTGAGAGGAAGCGAGAGAAACCAATTGTGACATTGGAGGCTTTGGCTAGTCAACCATGGAGCTGTGAAACTGTTAAGGAGATAGTAAGGCAAGATTTGTGGATTAATGACCTTATTGCGCtgccattttctttcttcaagaGGATAATAGGATCATTGAGAAGGCAaggaatgaaagaaaaatatgtCTGCCCTATAATACTTTTCTATGCTAACAAATGGATCCTCTGTGCAAAGATGAAGAGGCATGAAAGTCATGATGATGATGTAGATGATGATTTCAAGAGCAAACTCTCACATATCCTACAAGGAATTGTTGACATGCTACCAATCGAAGAGAAGGCTAGTAAAGGAATTCCTGTTGGATTTTACTTCTCTTTGCTATCGCAAGCTCTCCAACTTGAATTGAGGGATGACAGTAGGGAAAAACTGCAGCAGCAAATTGTATGTATGTTACACTTTGCTCAGGTGGAGTATTTTCTCCGACCCAAGAGTAAGACAGattccatttcttgctccaaagAGTTGGCTGTTATGGAACAGATATTTTCAACATATGTTTCATCTTACATGGGGCCATGCCATACTCCTTCAAGCAATGTCATTGTTGCAGAATTATGGGATATGTATCTGTCACAGGTAGCTACTGATTTACGACTGGATTCCAAAAGATTCATGGATCTCATTGAAACCTTGCCGATGTACAGCAGGCAAAACCATGATCATCTGTACAGAGCTCTGAAAACCTTCCTCGAG GCACATCCAGATTTATCACAAGAAGAGAGAGGTTTTGTCTGCAAATACCTGAATTGCCAGAAACTGTCACAGGAAATGTGCATTGAAGCAGTTCAAAATGAACTGATGCCACTGCGACTTATTGTTCAGGCACTATTTGTTCAGCAACTAAATACACAGCAAGCTTTTAAAGAATGTTCAGATTCATTCAGGTACACCCATTGTAATGAATTATCAGGAAGCATCTCAAGCTCGAGGTATGCTAATTCCAAAAGCCAGAACTTAGGAGAAAGCCCAGACATGGATGGACGTGAGGGAGGCTGCAAACTGAGCTTCTTATTGCAGAAAGACAAAGCAATGCAAAGGCCAGACATAGAGAATGAAATCTCATGGAAGGATTATGAATCTACAAGCTTCAGAATCCAAAATCTTGAGCAAGAACTAATCTCTTTGAAGAGAGCGCTTAAAGTGCAAAATATTTCAAAGAAAAGGGAACCACCTCAAGCGCACACAGAACCACTTTCAGGACGGCTCCGGACTGCAAGACCATATGGATTCGAGGGAAGATCAATGAGCAAGAAGAAAAATGCCGTTGGGCAGGTGACTGCTTGCATTGGAAATGTGAATCTTGCATCCCAGAGAAAATATGCTAGTAAGTTGCTTAAAATTTTCCACAGGATTAGTATGTTTGGAAGGGGAAAAGCAAAACGAAAGCCTAGTACGACTAAAGGCAAATCTAGTGTAGTTACCAGCACTGTAGTATGTACTATCAATTAA